One Bacteroidales bacterium DNA window includes the following coding sequences:
- a CDS encoding TIGR00730 family Rossman fold protein — MKSVCVFCGSSVGRQPEYSARARNLGKLIAGKHLKLVYGGGNIGLMREVADSVLESGGEVIGVMPRHIVDKEIAHQNITHLYVVNSMHERKAMMADLSDAFIALPGGFGTIDELFEIMTWNQLEIISKPTGLLNIEGYFDHLIKFIGHAVDEKFVRAEHQRNLIIDDDENNLLQRLEQYHPMKAEKWIDRLKLDLI; from the coding sequence ATGAAATCTGTTTGCGTTTTTTGTGGATCGAGTGTCGGGCGACAGCCTGAATATAGCGCAAGGGCGAGAAATCTCGGGAAACTCATTGCCGGTAAACACCTGAAACTGGTTTACGGTGGCGGGAACATCGGGCTGATGCGGGAGGTTGCCGACAGTGTGCTTGAAAGCGGGGGAGAGGTAATTGGCGTTATGCCCCGGCACATAGTAGACAAAGAGATTGCTCATCAGAATATTACCCACTTGTATGTGGTCAATAGCATGCACGAGCGCAAAGCAATGATGGCCGATCTATCCGACGCTTTCATTGCCCTCCCCGGCGGATTTGGAACGATCGACGAGTTGTTCGAGATCATGACCTGGAACCAGTTGGAAATCATCAGTAAGCCAACAGGCTTACTTAATATTGAAGGCTATTTCGACCATCTGATAAAATTTATCGGGCATGCGGTTGACGAAAAGTTTGTAAGAGCCGAACATCAGCGGAATCTGATTATCGACGATGACGAAAACAACCTCCTTCAGCGGCTCGAACAATACCATCCCATGAAAGCCGAAAAGTGGATCGATCGACTCAAACTTGATCTAATCTGA